One window of the Bos indicus isolate NIAB-ARS_2022 breed Sahiwal x Tharparkar chromosome 15, NIAB-ARS_B.indTharparkar_mat_pri_1.0, whole genome shotgun sequence genome contains the following:
- the LOC139187156 gene encoding olfactory receptor 2D3-like, which produces MGEGNQTFVLEFTLLGLSQDPKIQILLFCVFLIIYLLSVFGNLLIIILIQTDPRLHTPMYFFLKNLSFVDLCFSTSIVPQMLAHFLVKKKTISFAGCSLQIVVFLLAGCTECALLAMMSYDRYVAVCRPLHYSTLMTQRVCVQLAIVSWISGAFVCSVDSAFTLCLPYQGQNIINHYFCEPPALLKLASADTYNAEMALFSMGVIVLLAPVSLILVSYWRIISTVIRMQSGEGRLKVFSTCSSHLTVVVLYYGSGIFAYMRPNSKTMNERDKVISLFYSVMTSMLNPIIYSLRNKDVKGALSRLAGR; this is translated from the coding sequence ATGGGAGAAGGAAACCAAACTTTTGTGCTTGAATTTACCTTGCTGGGACTTTCACAGGATCCAAAGATCCAAATCTTGCTGTTCTGTGTTTTCCTGATCATTTACCTTCTCTCTGTTTTTGGAAATCTGCTCATAATAATCCTTATCCAAACTGACCCTCGACTTCACActcccatgtactttttcctcaaaAACTTGTCCTTTGTTGATCTTTGTTTCTCTACAAGCATCGTTCCCCAGATGTTGGCCCACTTCcttgtaaaaaagaaaaccatttctTTTGCTGGGTGCTCACTACAGATAGTTGTCTTCCTCCTAGCAGGGTGTACAGAGTGTGCTCTTCTGGCGATGATGTCCTATGACCGTTATGTGGCAGTCTGCAGGCCCCTACACTATTCTACTCTCATGACCCAGAGGGTTTGTGTCCAGTTGGCCATAGTGTCCTGGATCAGTGGGGCATTTGTGTGTTCCGTGGACAGTGCATTTACACTCTGTCTCCCCTACCAGGGACAGAACATAATTAATCACTATTTTTGTGAACCTCCTGCACTCCTGAAGCTGGCTTCTGCAGACACCTACAATGCTGAAATGGCCCTCTTTTCAATGGGTGTGATTGTTCTCCTAGCTCCTGTCTCTCTCATCCTGGTCTCTTATTGGCGTATTATCTCCACTGTGATTCGGATGCAGTCAGGCGAGGGGAGGCTCAAGGTGTTCTCTACCTGTAGCTCCCATCTCACTGTTGTGGTTCTCTACTATGGCTCTGGAATATTTGCCTACATGAGACCCAATTCCAAGACAATGAATGAAAGAGATAAGGTCATTTCTCTGTTCTATTCAGTTATGACTTCAATGTTGAACCCCATAATTTACAGCCTGAGGAACAAGGATGTGAAGGGAGCTCTGAGTAGACTGGCTGGAAGATAG